The nucleotide sequence GCAATGGTGGTAATTGGTAAATTTAAGACCTTCCAAGCACGTAATTATACTTGAATAATGACTTTCCAATAACCATAGTTAGTAGCGGATAGGATAAGGGCAAACTTGTGGAAGTTGTGAGCGTATATCTAGGTGGTTGTAAAAGCGACAACTAATAGTAAAAGAATATGGTTGGAAGACCAAGGTGGTGTCGTGGTGACTTGGGCAACGACACCAGCAGACAGTCAAGAAAGATATGACCAAAAGACTGTTTCCCAGCAAGATCTGATGGCAGCATGTGAGCGGTGAGTTTCGGACGATTATCTAGACTTTGGTTTTCCTGCTGAACATGAACCTGATAGCTCTAATCTCATTGCTAGAATCGGCCTGTGGTGGCAACAACAGATACAGAATTGACACACAACATCACTTGTAATAAGTGGTTAGAATTTAGGCAGGTTGTTGTATACGCAGCTAGGGTAGGCTTTCATACCGACTCAGCTCTGATACAACAAGGTGATTGCATATTGATTGTACACATAACAAGGTTACATAGGGGCACTATACATAAGTAAAATTAAGTACAAAACTAGTTTAATACAATACAGTACCTGATCCTTGGATATATCTTCCCTCCACTCCCTATGGAACTTCTGGAGCAAAAGTGTCAATAATCTCTGTATCTCAGGCAGAACTTCAGCAGGGAACAGCTTCTGTATTTCATCCTTATTAGCATTCTCACACACACATTTACGAATCAACATGCGCAGGCATACCAATAGCTGcaaaattcattttaaaaatTAATTATAAGTCATAACAAGCATTTAGAAATCAGAATAAAATGTTCACAGGATGTTGTTTTCTAACTAGTATAaactacacacacacacaaaaaaaaaaaaaaaaaaaaaaaaaaaaaaaaaaaaaaaaaaaaaacagaactaATAACGTATGTTACAATCATCTGAACACAAATTAATAGTGACGAATCTTCCAACAGAATATGTATAAACAGTAAACAGTCTATTGGCACGTTCAAGGAAGTAATTAAGTTTTTTTTACAATCAGAAGAAAGAATTGGATTACAATCAAAACACAGAGTGAATTCTAACGATTTCAACAGTGAGATGAAACTATAGCAATAAcgattgtgaaaaataaaaaggtgaAGATTAATTACAGGATCAAGGTCGGCGTCATTCTGAAGCTGAAGCAGATCACGGATGACATCACGATCGGCTGAATCGAGACCAACTTTGCGAGTTTTCCATAGGGTTTGGAGTATGTATTCCACCGATTCTTTCGAATTTGCTCTCACTAACAGCGGTAAGTTCCCCCACAATGAATGCTCCATCGTTACAAGATATGATTCACTCTCCCTCCCTCCCTCCACTGTTTACGGTTGCCCTAGAAATGGCGTCATTGGTTGGTTTTTGCATTCTTTTGGGTGCAAAAGTGAATAACTGATTATTTTCGTTTCGATCCCTCGTGAAAATACAGTTTATAATTTTGACACCTTTTCGTGTTTATACAAaactagtagatgccccgcccgcgttgcggggcgatggccgaataattctcaaccaattaaaaaaagactactataattttgcgcgaaaaaaaaaaaaacaaaaacgatgataagaccgtaattttgggctcagggcaaaactgtaatttttcaggactaatgagctaGTGTTAGACAACTACTTGacacgaaaaaaaattaaatcgagtaaagcaattaaaacaaaaaaaaacctttatagttttggtaaaaaaaaaactaaaacgatgggaaaaacgtaatttttaactgaagACCAAATCATAACTTTAATTCGGGGATAAACTGTAAACTAAATGGACCAACGGGGGAGTGCCAGGAAGTTGCCGGCACGACTGTAATTTTGCACTGGGGGCAAACTTGTAATgtcaccaggaaaacaaacaaaaacgatggggaaaatgtaaatttaagttgagggtaaaatcgtaacttggctgtgagaaaaaaaactaatggcaaaactataaatttatacggggcaaaatcgtaattttgaaccgagggcaaaattggaatttttagctgggagcgaaagcgtaaatttatttttaagtgggggtaaaaacataactttgaactgattggaaaatcgtatttttaagggaaaaaactaatggcaaaactgtaaattgaaacggggcaaaatcgtaatttttaaccgggggaaaattgaaatatttagctgggagcataagcgtaaatttatttttaaccgagggcgaaaacataatttttaactaatggcaaaatcgtaattttaaagagggataaaatcgtaaatttgttggtccaataggggagtgccagaCAGCTGTCTGACACTATTATCCCTGCCGCCCATTTAGCCCAATGAAAGCCCACAACTATTATCGTGTCGGCGGCCGACACTTGGTTTTGTTGTTGAAAATTCAGAGCATTCACTTATTTCACCCAATAACGGGAGGTCAATTATAACTACATGCTtcaaatcatatttttttttctacaAAAATATCAAATTCTTTATCGGGAGGTCAACAAATTCCCATGGTCAACAGCCAGGTGTCAATGGACGTTCTTGACCCCTCCACCATAATCTCTGTTAAATTGGCCAACCCATGAATTACAACCCCACCACACTGTTTAACATGTTCACAACCCGTCGGCCCCGTTTGACTTATTATATAAATGGGTTAAGTGGATGCGGATCACCGGGTCGTGTTCAGGTCACATGAATTTTAAGTGTGAGTACAGGTTAGGTTTGACGTCTTTGAGACAAATAAATATATGGGCCGTATTTAGGTTCAACAAATCAACCCACCAAGTGACATGACTGACGCCTAGTTTGAAGTTGAACTAACGATTATGCAAATTCTTATAAAACTCCATACCTTGCAAGTTGCAACCATATAAGGTTTTCTTGAGGCAATAGGTTGAATTTGTGCTGTGAACTGGTCTCCCTGTGAGATATATCCTTCTGCAAATGCTAGATTACCAATATGAAATACTTGATTATTGATGTTTAAATTCTGAATTTTGATTATGTTAATAAGTTGATTATAGTTTTTTGTTTATTTGATTATTGGAATACAGATGTTCATCTTTTAAGTTAAATAAAATCAGTTTATTTATATTTCAGTTTATTTCAGCAgcttgcagaagttaaaaaacaaacagtcttcctCTCGCATGCTGCaaaggtttggtccacctcttcagctacaaatgtctgcagatgtggtccgtagactgcagacattttacctctgaaaaaagaAACAACACCTAAATGTATTATTCAACCCGCCAGTAAAAAGCGCAAAAGAGAAATCTGCACGCTGATTAATAATCTGAAACTGTAATGAATCTTTGTCTTCTTTTTACGTTATCAGGATTGGAATAATTCTTAAATTTGTACTGCTTATTTACTGAAGCTATCAGTTAGAAGAAGATATATGAACATTTTGCAATCATAATCATATTTGTAAAATTTTAACCTTTAATGGTGCCTTTTGGTTTTCACAATGTCTAACAAAGAAATTGCATACAAAACATGAAACAAGAACTTAGTTGATAAGCATATTCAAATCCATTTGTACTACAAAACATGATGTAACAACAATATCTATACTGGTTCCTAATGTTCTGTTATACAATAGAATAGAAACTGTTATAAGAAAACAAAAATCAGTTGTGCAAGTATCAAAGCACAAACTTATGAATGTCCTTCACCAATAATCACCACAAGAACATTTCCCGTCT is from Helianthus annuus cultivar XRQ/B chromosome 9, HanXRQr2.0-SUNRISE, whole genome shotgun sequence and encodes:
- the LOC110879905 gene encoding uncharacterized protein LOC110879905 isoform X2 — encoded protein: MEHSLWGNLPLLVRANSKESVEYILQTLWKTRKVGLDSADRDVIRDLLQLQNDADLDPLLVCLRMLIRKCVCENANKDEIQKLFPAEVLPEIQRLLTLLLQKFHREWREDISKDQADSSNEIRAIRFMFSRKTKV
- the LOC110879905 gene encoding uncharacterized protein LOC110879905 isoform X1; the protein is MEHSLWGNLPLLVRANSKESVEYILQTLWKTRKVGLDSADRDVIRDLLQLQNDADLDPLLVCLRMLIRKCVCENANKDEIQKLFPAEVLPEIQRLLTLLLQKFHREWREDISKDQIQNSTRPNSGEMDVNFQLSKDKLETMLISMKSQLS